The Marinicella rhabdoformis region GCAGCAGAATTGGCTTTACTGGATGCTGAAGCCACCACCATTCACCGTTTACTGGGCGCTAACCCGAGCCGAAAACAACACCGCTACCACCAAGGTAACTTGTTGCCGTATCAAGTCATTGTGATTGATGAAGTCTCGATGGTGGACATGATGCTGATGAAACAATCATTGCAAGCGATACCATCTGGCTGTCGTGTCATATTATTGGGTGACCAGTTCCAATTGCCCTCGGTCAGTTCAGGTGCTGTGTTGGCCGATTTGATGCCAGACGTGAACCAAAAGTTGGCGATGTCTGCCGCCCAAAAAACCCTGATGCAGCACGTGTTACCCGTGTCTTGTGTTGATATTCTGGATAGGTTTGATGCATGTGATGGTTTAGAAATGCAAAATAATGGTGCCGTGTTACTGGATTGTGTCACGGTATTAACCGACAGTAAACGTTGCCAAGCCGATATTGCGCATTTGAGTGAGTTGGTCAGAAAAGGCGATGTTCAGGGTTTTATGCACAGTTCAAAACTACAAACCGTGGCAGAACCAAGCCAAGGTGCTGCCGGTTTTTACTGGAACGATGCCATCATGAGCAACAACTCTAAAATATGGCAACAACATTACCTCGACTGGTTGGCAAGGCATTATTTTGAACAAGGTGACTATCAAAATTTGATGACCCAGTTAAAAGGCATGGATTACCAACAATTGCCTCAGCACACAGACGCCATTGACCAAGTCTTCCAATGCATCCAAAGCAACCGTATATTGACCTTGGTTAATCAAGGCGAAGTTGGTACACAAAACATCAACTACCATGCCTGTGAAATGATGAAACAACGACTGGATGTCACCGGCCATGAACACCTGTTCCATGGTGCCGCCATCATGGTCAGGCGAAACGATGCCAGCTTAAAACTGTTTAATGGTGATATTGGATTCCTGCTTGAAATCGAACAAGGTCAACTTAGAGCCATTTTCCCAACAGCGAAAGACAGCAACGTAACAGCCTATCAAAGCTATTCCATACATGTCATCCCCGAATTCACTGCCGCCTTCGCCATGACCGTACACAAAAGCCAAGGCTCAGAATTCAACCACGTGCTGATGCCATTACCCCACGACACCGACCACCGCCTGCTCAGCCGCGAAATCATCTACACCGGCATGACCCGCGCCAAACAGTCTGTTGAACTGGTCGCCAATGAAGCCGCCCTGAAAACAGGCATACAACGCAAAAACCACCGCCAAACGGGGTTGAAATTGTGGGAATAGTTGAACAATATAGCGTGTAGGGTGGGCTCTGCCCACCACAAAAGAAGTATGAAATCAGGGCTGTGATTAATCGCCTTACAAGCCGGCATCCAACGCAAAAATCACCGCCAAACCGGGTTGAAATTGTGAGGTGGTTGAATGTATTCAACAAAAACGCTTAAAAAAAGTGAGTCAAGACATGAGGAAGCATCATGAACACATCCAAAGATATAAATAATTTAATTGCTGAAGAGAAGTTACAAGTATTGGATCAAGTTTGGGAAAGTTTGATTTCCCATGGAGCCGAAATTCCAACGCCACATTGGCATGAAGCGGTACTTGAAAACAGGCTGTCAGGAGTTGAAAGTGGTGAACTTAAATTTAAAAGTTTAGATGACGTTAGTAGTGAACTGCTTTCTGAAACTTTTACACCTGAGGCGTGTCTAGTACACTCAGACCTTACAAGAGATAACAAATTAAAATGAGATATGTGATTGCGAACTTTTCTGTAGTTTTAACGCTTATGCTTCTTAGTTATCAGTTATTAAATCATTTTCTTAATTTAAACCTGTTTTTTTCTATTTTACTGATTGTTGTCTTGTATTTTATTTGTGGCTTTTCGTAGAGAAGAAGTTGTCAAATTATATCAATAAAGGCATAGATGTATTTTTTAAAGATAAAAATGTTTAACAGAGTATTTCCGATTTCTGTTTTTTAGCGTGTAGGGTGGGCTCTGCCCACCACAAAAGAAACATGAAATCAGGGCTGTGATAAACTCTTTCAATGCCAAATTATAAAAGGATTTTTATTGAAAACAGTTATGTTTTTATCACTGTTGCTATCAACAATCGTAAACGCAGTCTTTTGACTGAATATATTGATGAATTCCGAATGGCAATAAAAGCAGCTAAACGTAAAGTTCGGTTTGAGATTTATGCCATCTCAGTTATGCCTGATCATTTCCACATGATCATTAAGCCCAATGTTATAGCTGAATTCCCAAAGGTGGTTTCCTTAATAAAAATACATTTCACGAAAAGTTTGCCAGAACAATTAAAATTTAAACTATCAAAAGAAATTTCTACGAGTAAAGTCAATAAAAGAGAGAGTGGGGTTTGGCAAAGAGGGTATTATGAACACACCATTCGTGATGCATCAGAATTAAATCATTTAACAGATTACATCCACTTTAATCCTGTGAAACATGGGTATGTAGATAAACCATGTGACTGGGCTTATTCATCGTTTGCAAAATTTGTAGAGAATGGGTTTTATGATAAAAATTGGAGCGATTTCACTCAATTGAATGAGTATCATTGATTGGTGGGCAGAGTCGGGCCTCCAGGTTTGTTCTGGAGCAGTGGAAATTAAACCTTGGCTTGGGGGGTGGTGGGCGGAGCCCACCCTACCAATGTTTGTTCATTGGGGTGGTGGAAATTAAGAGCGGGTTAGAGATTGGTGGGCGGAGCCCACCCTACGGTTCTTATGGTTGATATTCAGTATAAGCAATGTCTCCAACCAGCTTGACCCTTTGTTTTAAATCTTTGATAATGATTGTTCTATTCAGCGGAAAGAACAATGGAAAAAGTTAGAGGCGTGGGTGGTTTGTTTTTTAAATGCAAAGAGCCCGAAAAATTAGCGACTTGGTATAAAGAAAATTTGGGTTTTGAGTTGGCGGCGCC contains the following coding sequences:
- a CDS encoding REP-associated tyrosine transposase, which gives rise to MPNYKRIFIENSYVFITVAINNRKRSLLTEYIDEFRMAIKAAKRKVRFEIYAISVMPDHFHMIIKPNVIAEFPKVVSLIKIHFTKSLPEQLKFKLSKEISTSKVNKRESGVWQRGYYEHTIRDASELNHLTDYIHFNPVKHGYVDKPCDWAYSSFAKFVENGFYDKNWSDFTQLNEYH
- the recD gene encoding exodeoxyribonuclease V subunit alpha, producing MKFNVTTADLRRVFPGLNLPAEHLVNQLNLDLGHLQLLRDCYKTWQFDAAPKNNMDANTLNQNRDFWIMLLTLISEVNEGSLCLPIAAQENATPVLFNQAQAMTVFNSQPLSFYQLDGAQILSFDGERLYFYKYHQAELAVMDALIDLVGHGQAQSFAADEVKQAISTVQQSVSFAMSGEQVLAMATCLSKPFSIISGGPGTGKTTIMGSVLRCLVRLGFDASDIALAAPTGRAAYRMTESLRHGLMYDVKTALTAAELALLDAEATTIHRLLGANPSRKQHRYHQGNLLPYQVIVIDEVSMVDMMLMKQSLQAIPSGCRVILLGDQFQLPSVSSGAVLADLMPDVNQKLAMSAAQKTLMQHVLPVSCVDILDRFDACDGLEMQNNGAVLLDCVTVLTDSKRCQADIAHLSELVRKGDVQGFMHSSKLQTVAEPSQGAAGFYWNDAIMSNNSKIWQQHYLDWLARHYFEQGDYQNLMTQLKGMDYQQLPQHTDAIDQVFQCIQSNRILTLVNQGEVGTQNINYHACEMMKQRLDVTGHEHLFHGAAIMVRRNDASLKLFNGDIGFLLEIEQGQLRAIFPTAKDSNVTAYQSYSIHVIPEFTAAFAMTVHKSQGSEFNHVLMPLPHDTDHRLLSREIIYTGMTRAKQSVELVANEAALKTGIQRKNHRQTGLKLWE
- a CDS encoding addiction module protein — protein: MNTSKDINNLIAEEKLQVLDQVWESLISHGAEIPTPHWHEAVLENRLSGVESGELKFKSLDDVSSELLSETFTPEACLVHSDLTRDNKLK